The Arachis ipaensis cultivar K30076 chromosome B07, Araip1.1, whole genome shotgun sequence genome includes a window with the following:
- the LOC107607288 gene encoding pyruvate kinase 1, cytosolic-like, which produces MEVISTWGVKNKIDFLSLSYTRHAEDVRQGLSHFDEILREADGIILSRGNLGIYLPPEKVFLFRKSALYKCNMAGKPTVLTLVVDSMTDNLRPTRAEATDVANAVLDGSDAILLGAETLRGLYPIETISTFGRICSEAEKVFNQDLYW; this is translated from the exons ATGGAG GTTATTAGCACCTGGGGAGTCAAAAACAAAATTGATTTTCTGTCACTTTCATATACTCGTCATGCTGAAGATGTACGCCAG GGCCTGAGCCATTTTGATGAGATTCTACGAGAAGCTGATGGTATTATCCTATCTCGTGGTAATTTGGGCATTTATCTTCCACCAGAGAAG GTGTTCTTATTTCGAAAATCTGCCCTATACAAGTGTAATATGGCTGGAAAACCTACTGTACTTACACTTGTTGTGGATAGTATGACTGACAACTTAAGACCCACTCGTGCTGAAGCCACTGATGTGGCCAATGCTGTTTTGGATG GCAGTGATGCAATACTTCTAGGTGCTGAGACCTTGCGTGGGTTGTACCCTATTGAGACTATTTCCACTTTTGGCAGAATTTGTTCAGAG GCTGAGAAGGTTTTCAATCAAGACCTCTATTGGTAG